CTGGACATGACCGTGGCGGAGGCGGTCGACTTCTTCGAAAATCAGCCGCGCCTCGTCCGCACGCTCAAGACGCTCGACGCGGTGGGCCTCGGGTACCTCACCCTTGGCCAGTCGTCCACCACGCTCAGTGGCGGGGAGGCGCAGCGCGTGAAGCTCTCGAAGGAGCTCTCCCGCCCCGGCACCGGCGACACGCTCTATATTCTCGACGAGCCGACCACCGGCATGCACTTCGAGGACGTGCGCCACCTCCTCAACGTCCTGCACGGGCTCGTCGACGAGGGCAACACCGTGATGGTCATCGAGCACAACATGGACGTCATCAAGCAGGCCGACCACGTGATCGACCTCGGCCCGGAGGGGGGGCGCGAGGGCGGCGAGATCCTGTTCGAGGGCCGGCCCGACGCCCTGGCCGAGGCCGACACGCACACGTCGGCCTACCTGCGGGAGGAGTTGGAGCGGACCCGAACCGCGCAGACCGACGCAGAAAAGACGGCCCCCGTCGGCGAATCGGGCGACGGCATCTCGTCGGGACAGCCGGAGCCAGCAGCAGAGTGACGACGTTGGAGCGCCGGTCTCGCCTGCACAGGAGATTCTGAAATGTGGTGATCATGTTAAAAGAGCGGCCGGAAGCGGTTCCGGCCCCATTGGGAGCGCTTCTATGCGACTAGACTTTTTGTGGTTTTCAGGGAGCTTTGCTAGAGTAAGTGGCGTGATTGTCGCTCCCACCACGAAAAATAGTCGCTCTTGGAATGCGGATACGCACCTTTCTTCTTTCCGTCGCTGGTCTTTTGCTGGTTCCCATTGGGGTTGACGCCATGCCGGCGTCGGACCCCACGAATGTCGCCGAGGCGCTGCAGTCGGCGGAGCAGGCGCAGACGAACCTGGATTACGTCTGGACGATCCTCGCCGCGGCGCTGGTCTTCTTCATGCAGGCGGGCTTTGCGCTGCTGGAGTCCGGCTTCTCGCGGGCGAAAAACGCGGTGAACATCATCATGAAGAACGTGATGGACGCCTCGGCCGGGGCGTTGGTCTTCTTCGCGGTCGGCTTTGGGCTGATGTTCGGCACCTCCTGGGGCGGCCTCATTGGCACCGACGGCTTCTTCCTCACCGGCACGGGCGATCAGCCGCAGACTTGGGTCTACGCCTTTTACTTCTTCCAGGCGGTTTTTGCGGCCACGGCGGCCACCATTGTCTCCGGCGCGGTCGCCGAGCGCATCAAGTTTAGCGGCTACCTGATCTTTTCCGTCACCATCACGGGGCTCATCTATCCGGTGTTTGGAGCGTGGGCGTGGGGCGGCCTGTTCAACGGAAGCGGCTGGTTGGAGGCGCTCGGCTTCATCGACTTTGCCGGATCGACGGTCGTGCACAGCGTTGGTGGCTGGGCGGCGCTGGCCGGGGCGCTGGTCGTGGGGCCCCGCGTGGGCAAGTACGCGGACGACGGCACGCCCCGCAATATCCCGGGGCACAGTCTGCCCCTGGCGGCGCTCGGCGTATTCATCCTGTGGCTCGGGTGGTTCGGCTTCAACGCGGGCTCCACGACGGCCGGGTCCACCGCGATCGCCAAGATTGCCATGAACACGTTCGTCGCGGCGGGGGCTGGGGCGGTGGCGGCCATGGCCATCACCTGGATCGACGGTGGCACGCCGGACGCCACGATGACGCTGAACGGCGTGCTGGGCGGGCTGGTCGGCATCACCGCGGGGTGCGCAGCCCTCACGCCGCCCTACGCCATCCTCACGGGGGCCATCGCGGGTGTTGTGGTGGTCTATGGCACCCGCGCACTAGAATGGTACGTCGACGATCCGGTAGGAGCCATCGCCGTGCACGGGCTGGCCGGTGCCTGGGGGACCATCGCCGCGGGCTTGTTCAACTCCGCCGGCTTCAGCCTGTCGCAGGTGGGCGTGCAGTTCGTAGGGGTGGCGGCAGCGTTCCTGTGGACCTTCCCCATCAGCTACCTCATCTTCTCGATCATTGACGCCGCGATTGGCATTCGCCTCAACGGCAAGAAAGAGACGGTCGGGCTCGACCGCATGGAGCACGACGTCGAGGCGTATCCGGAGTTCACGATGGACGGGGACCGTCAGGCCCCGGCGCCCGAGACGGACGAGGTCGTCGCCCGGTAGCGGCGCGGCCCCTCCACAATTTCCTTCTGCCTGGGAGAGAGTGAACGGTGTTCTTCTCAAAGGGAGAGAAAAAACCATTTGAGGACGGGGATGCAAGTCCCCGACGACCGACAAACGCGACGGCCGCAGGGATGGGCCCGGTGGGAGCCTGGCCCCTGCGGCCGTTCGTGTGTGGGAGGCGCACAGGGCCGTCAGTACCCGTAGATCGAGAGGTCCTCGCGCCGCATGTGTGTGTTGAGGACGATCGCCAGCAGGGCCGTATTGGCGAGCATGGCCGAGCCGCCGTACGAAAGAAACGGAAGGGGGAGCCCGATCACGGGCAGCATGCCGGTGACCATGCCGATGTTGATGAAGATGTGGATCAGGTAGACGCCCACGGCCCCCGCGGCGACGATGCTGCCGAACGGGTGCTTGACGTCGGCCCCCAGCTTGATGAGCCGAAGGAGGAGGGCGGCCAATAGGCCCAGCACGAGGAGCGACCCCACGAGGCCGAACTCTTCGGCGACGACGCTGAAGATGAAGTCGGTCGTCTGCTCCGGCACGTAAGCGCCCTGCGTCTGGGGCCCCTGCATGAAGCCCGTCCCCCAGATTCCGCCGGAATGGAGGGCTGCCTTCGACTGCACCAGGTGGAAGCCCACGCCCTGCCGAAATTGCTCGGCCCCCGGGTTTGTGAATGAGAGCAGGCGGTCGACCTGGTAGGGCTGGAGGAGCTCGCGGAGCACGAATGAGAC
This window of the Salinibacter grassmerensis genome carries:
- a CDS encoding ammonium transporter, whose product is MRIRTFLLSVAGLLLVPIGVDAMPASDPTNVAEALQSAEQAQTNLDYVWTILAAALVFFMQAGFALLESGFSRAKNAVNIIMKNVMDASAGALVFFAVGFGLMFGTSWGGLIGTDGFFLTGTGDQPQTWVYAFYFFQAVFAATAATIVSGAVAERIKFSGYLIFSVTITGLIYPVFGAWAWGGLFNGSGWLEALGFIDFAGSTVVHSVGGWAALAGALVVGPRVGKYADDGTPRNIPGHSLPLAALGVFILWLGWFGFNAGSTTAGSTAIAKIAMNTFVAAGAGAVAAMAITWIDGGTPDATMTLNGVLGGLVGITAGCAALTPPYAILTGAIAGVVVVYGTRALEWYVDDPVGAIAVHGLAGAWGTIAAGLFNSAGFSLSQVGVQFVGVAAAFLWTFPISYLIFSIIDAAIGIRLNGKKETVGLDRMEHDVEAYPEFTMDGDRQAPAPETDEVVAR